Within Protaetiibacter intestinalis, the genomic segment CCGGAGCTCGCCGGGAAGGTGCCCGCGATGCAGTTGAACAGCGTCGACTTGCCCGCGCCGTTGGTGCCGATGACGCTGATGCGCTCGCCGACACCGAGCGTGAGGCTCACGTGCCGCATGGCCTTCAGGCCGCCGAAGTGCTTCGACACGTCGTCGACGACGAGGGCGGTGTCGGTGCTCATCGCGATTCCCTTCGCGTGGATGGATGTCCCGGGCCGGATGCGCGCATCCGGCCCGGGACCGGGGGGTCAGCCGAGATCGGCGCAGGACTCGAAGCGGTCGTAGACCGTGGTGCCCTGCTTCACGCCGTCGGTCTGGGCGACGGTGCTGAGCACGAGCGCGCCCGAGTCGTCCGTCACGACCTCGTTCATGAAGTTGGTCACGATCGCCTGACGGTTCTCGTCGAGCTTGATCTCACCGGTGGGCGAGGTCCAGTCGAGGCCCGAGAGCGCCTCGCGGAACGCCGACTGGCCGTCGCTCAGGTCGCCGTCCGCCTTCTCGAGGCCGAGCAGCAGCGACTCGAATGAGTTGTAGTACAGGATCGAGAAGATCGACGGGCTCGGGAAGGCGTTGGGCTGCGTCGCGTAGGCCGCAACGAAGGCATCCCACTCGGGGGTGTCGTAGTCGCCACCCGGCACCGGTCCGCCCGAGATCATGCCGACCGCCGCGGAGGCGATGTTCGCGTCGCCCGAGAGCGCCGTGGTGTCGACCGCGATCGTGCCGCCGACGAGGGGCTTGCTGACGCCGTTGGTGACCGCCTGCGAGAGGAAGCTGGCCGCATCCGCACCGCCGAGGCCCACGTACACCGCGTCGGTGTCGGCCGGGATCTGGGCGATGATCGTCGCGTAGTCGGTCGTGCCGACGGGCACCCACGAGGCGCCCGTGATCTCGCCGCCCGCGGCGCAGAACTCGCTGAAGAACCCGCCCGCGTTGTCGTACGGGAAGGAGTAGTCCTCGGCGAGGAGGTAGATCTTCTCGTAGCCCTTCTCGTCGTGGGCGTAGGTGCCCACGCCGCCCATCCACATGGCGGAGTCGCCATGGAAGCGGAAGAAGTTCTCGGCGCCCTCGAGCGTCATGCCGACGGGGCTGGCCGCACCGTTGACGAAGGTGACCTCCGGGACGGTCAGCGCGTACTGCACGACCGTCTCGCCCTCGTCGCCGGAGACCGGGCCGAGCACGATGTCGACGCCGTCGTTCTCGACGAGCTTCTTGACCTGGGTCTGCGCGGATGCGGTGGTGCCATCGGTGCCCGCGTAGACGAACTCGATCTTCTTGCCGGCGACCTCGCCGCCCTCGGCCGTGCCCCCGCGCGCCTCCATCGCGACGCCGATGGCGGCCTTGGCCTCGTCCATGCCGAAGGCGAGGTTGCCTTCGCTCGTGGCGAGCACGCCGATCTTGATGGTGTCGCCACCGTCCCCGCCGTCCCCGCCCGGGGCGGAGCAGCCGGTGACGGCCAGGAGCATGGCGCTCCCGATTCCGATCGCCGCGGCGATCGACTTCTTCTTCAGCTTCATCGCTGTTTCCCT encodes:
- a CDS encoding ABC transporter substrate-binding protein — protein: MKLKKKSIAAAIGIGSAMLLAVTGCSAPGGDGGDGGDTIKIGVLATSEGNLAFGMDEAKAAIGVAMEARGGTAEGGEVAGKKIEFVYAGTDGTTASAQTQVKKLVENDGVDIVLGPVSGDEGETVVQYALTVPEVTFVNGAASPVGMTLEGAENFFRFHGDSAMWMGGVGTYAHDEKGYEKIYLLAEDYSFPYDNAGGFFSEFCAAGGEITGASWVPVGTTDYATIIAQIPADTDAVYVGLGGADAASFLSQAVTNGVSKPLVGGTIAVDTTALSGDANIASAAVGMISGGPVPGGDYDTPEWDAFVAAYATQPNAFPSPSIFSILYYNSFESLLLGLEKADGDLSDGQSAFREALSGLDWTSPTGEIKLDENRQAIVTNFMNEVVTDDSGALVLSTVAQTDGVKQGTTVYDRFESCADLG